GCCCGGGCCGTCATCCGCCTCTACCCGCCGGATTCGGGAGAGATCCGCTACAAGGGTCATCGGATCGACAACCTGCCGCGATCAAAAATGAAGTTCTACCGGACCAAGATGCAGATGGTCTTTCAGGACCCGTACGCGTCCCTCAATCCTCGCATGAGCGTCCGTCAGGCCCTGAGCGAGCCGATCCTCTTCCATAACCCGGCCTTCACCCGCAAGCAGGCCATGGATCGAGTGGCCGAGGTCATGGAACAGGTCGGGGTCGATCCGGAGTGGGCCGATCGCTTCCCGCACGAATTCTCGGGAGGGCAGAGGCAACGCATTTCCATCGCCCGGGCCCTGGCCGTCAACCCGGAGTTCATCGTGGCCGACGAACCCATCGCCGCCCTGGACGTCTCCATCCAGGCCCAGATTCTGAACTTGCTCATGGACCTTCAGGAACAGCGGGGCCTGACCTACATGTTCATCAGCCACGATCTATCCGTGGTCCGGCACATCTCCAACCGGGTTGCCGTCATGTACCTGGGGACCCTCTGCGAGCTGACCGGGGCCGAAAACATCTTCGAGGTTCCCAGGCATCCCTACACCAAGGCCCTGATTTCAGCTATTCCCAGACTCGGCGGCAAGGCATTCAACCACGTCAGGCTCAAGGGCGACGTGCCCACGCCCATCAACCTGCCCCCGGGATGCGTGTTCCACGGCCGCTGCCCCCATGCCATGGATCGCTGTCGCATGGAGATTCCCAGACTTCGGGCCCTGGACAAGGGGACCATGGTCGCCTGCCACGGCGTCGAAGAGGGTCGGGTCTGACCGGCCTGACCGAAGAGTGCCTCGGAACCGTCTCCACGACGGCCAGCCCTTCGCTGGAATTCGAAAATCCCACCAAAAAAGGCCCGGCCGACAGAATCGGCCAGGCCCCGGACAATTCCTTCAGATTCGGATCGTTGATCAGTCGGCCTTGACCCAGTCCGGGTCTTCGTAGGCCTCGACCTTGAGCACGTCTTTGGCCCACTGGACCATGTCCAT
This is a stretch of genomic DNA from Deltaproteobacteria bacterium. It encodes these proteins:
- a CDS encoding ATP-binding cassette domain-containing protein → MKKTTLLEIKNVVKHFDISGGLMDRIEFRGGKFAQKRTLVRAVNDISFDIMEGETVSVVGESGCGKSTLARAVIRLYPPDSGEIRYKGHRIDNLPRSKMKFYRTKMQMVFQDPYASLNPRMSVRQALSEPILFHNPAFTRKQAMDRVAEVMEQVGVDPEWADRFPHEFSGGQRQRISIARALAVNPEFIVADEPIAALDVSIQAQILNLLMDLQEQRGLTYMFISHDLSVVRHISNRVAVMYLGTLCELTGAENIFEVPRHPYTKALISAIPRLGGKAFNHVRLKGDVPTPINLPPGCVFHGRCPHAMDRCRMEIPRLRALDKGTMVACHGVEEGRV